From Cygnus atratus isolate AKBS03 ecotype Queensland, Australia chromosome 1, CAtr_DNAZoo_HiC_assembly, whole genome shotgun sequence, the proteins below share one genomic window:
- the KERA gene encoding keratocan, which yields MMTLKVCPSLLLLFLAHSVWTRTVRQVYDDLDPEHWSHYTFECPQECFCPPSFPNALYCDNKGLKEIPAIPARIWYLYLQNNLIETISDKPFVNATHLRWINLNKNKITNSGIESGVLSKLKRLLYLFLEDNELEEVPAPLPVGLEQLRLARNKISRIPEGVFSNLENLTMLDLHQNNLLDSALQSDTFQGLNSLMQLNIAKNSLKKMPLSIPANTLQLFLDNNSIEVIPENYFSAIPKVTFLRLNYNKLSDDGIPPNGFNVSSILDLQLSHNQLTKIPPINARLEHLHLDHNRIKSVNGTQICPVSITVAEDYGFYGNIPRLRYLRLDGNEIQPPIPLDIMICFRLLQAVVI from the exons ATGATGACTCTAAAAGTCTGTCCAAGCCTTTTGCTATTATTCTTAGCTCATTCTGTGTGGACTCGAACTGTGAGACAAGTTTATGATGACCTGGATCCTGAACATTGGTCTCACTACACTTTTGAGTGTCCACAAGAATGTTTTTGTCCTCCTAGTTTCCCCAATGCATTATACTGTGATAACAAAGGTCTTAAAGAAATACCTGCAATCCCAGCAAGAATTTGGTACCTCTATCTTCAAAACAACCTAATTGAAACAATTTCAGATAAACCTTTTGTGAATGCCACTCATCTCAGGTGGATAAATCTGAACAAGAATAAAATCACCAACAGTGGAATTGAGAGTGGTGTGCTGAGCAAGCTGAAAAGGCTGCTTTACTTGTTCCTTGAAGATAATGAATTGGAAGAGGTGCCTGCTCCATTACCAGTGGGCTTGGAACAGCTAAGGCTGGCTAGGAACAAAATCTCCAGAATCCCAGAAGGAGTCTTCAGCAACTTGGAAAACCTTACTATGTTAGATCTGCACCAGAACAATTTGTTGGACAGCGCTCTTCAAAGTGACACCTTCCAAGGACTCAATAGTCTTATGCAACTCAACATAGCAAAAAATTCACTCAAAAAGATGCCTTTAAGCATTCCAGCTAACACACTGCAGCTGTTTTTAGACAACAACTCCATTGAAGTGATACCAGAAAACTACTTCAGTGCAATACCCAAAGTGACTTTCCTTAGGCTGAACTACAATAAACTATCTGATGATGGTATTCCCCCAAATGGGTTTAATGTTTCATCTATTCTAGACTTACAGCTGTCTCATAACCAGCTCACTAAAATTCCACCTATCAATGCTCGTCTTGAGCACCTTCACCTTGATCACAACAGAATCAAAA GTGTCAATGGTACTCAGATATGCCCAGTCTCAATTACTGTAGCAGAAGACTACGGTTTTTATGGTAACATACCTCGCCTCCGCTATCTACGCTTGGATGGAAATGAAATTCAGCCTCCAATTCCATTGGACATCATGATATGTTTCCGACTACTGCAAGCTGTTGTCATATAA